One window of the Paenibacillus beijingensis genome contains the following:
- a CDS encoding family 2A encapsulin nanocompartment shell protein — MAEQENSVKTLGSSAAYQLANVTKTAPVFEAVTPRFLTRLFEWKGLETGIFRLNKVNEGETTLDILCSQSDDVNITEGFVDCSSKPREYTLNAISTVVNVHTHISDLYSSPYDQVKEQLRLSIESIKERQESQLINSDDYGLLKNAAESQRIQTRFGPPTPDDLDELISKVWKEPSFFLAHPRAIAAFGRECTRRGVPPQTVQLFGAHFLTWRGIPIIPTDKLFVDGQKSPKGKGGKTNILLVRTGEQKQGVVGLYQAGVPGEQSKGLSVRFMGLDKNGIGSYLLSLYCSVAILADDAVAVLEDVDVGNYYDYQ; from the coding sequence ATGGCAGAACAAGAGAATAGCGTAAAGACATTGGGCTCGTCCGCAGCCTACCAGCTTGCTAATGTAACGAAAACAGCCCCGGTATTCGAAGCGGTCACACCAAGATTTCTGACGCGGCTGTTTGAGTGGAAGGGGCTGGAGACGGGGATATTCAGGCTGAATAAAGTCAATGAAGGCGAGACGACGCTCGATATTTTGTGCAGCCAGAGCGACGATGTCAACATTACAGAAGGCTTTGTCGATTGCAGCTCCAAGCCTCGCGAATATACGCTGAACGCCATTTCAACGGTCGTTAATGTACACACGCATATATCCGATCTGTACAGCAGTCCTTATGATCAGGTCAAAGAGCAGCTCCGTCTTAGCATCGAAAGCATCAAGGAAAGACAGGAGAGCCAGCTGATTAACAGCGATGACTACGGCCTGCTGAAAAATGCCGCCGAATCGCAGCGCATCCAGACGCGCTTCGGCCCGCCGACTCCGGACGATCTCGATGAGCTGATCTCCAAGGTGTGGAAGGAGCCTTCCTTCTTCCTGGCGCATCCGCGGGCGATTGCGGCGTTTGGCCGTGAATGCACAAGACGCGGCGTTCCACCGCAAACGGTGCAGCTCTTCGGCGCGCACTTTCTGACGTGGAGAGGCATACCGATCATTCCGACGGACAAGCTGTTCGTGGACGGTCAGAAATCGCCGAAGGGCAAAGGCGGGAAAACGAACATTCTGCTTGTCCGCACCGGCGAGCAGAAACAAGGCGTTGTAGGCCTTTACCAGGCAGGCGTTCCCGGCGAGCAGTCCAAAGGGCTGTCGGTCCGGTTTATGGGCCTCGATAAAAACGGCATCGGTTCCTATCTTCTTTCTTTATACTGCTCGGTAGCCATCCTGGCCGATGATGCGGTCGCGGTGCTGGAAGACGTAGACGTAGGTAACTATTATGACTACCAATAA
- a CDS encoding acyltransferase, with the protein MATTKIAAGSVKEQSGAELSRSDRNAGAGASHGAMRKERIPELELLRGLAILGVIMVHATSAAVVRVHDSPMLGVYVFLNTFALFCVPAFIFLTGFVLFYNYYDKPLTLGMLRNFYWKRLTQLLIPYIVISAGYELLGHMANHRAWNPGAMLSLFWQHLLSGKAYTHLYYVIITIQLYVLFPLLLLLFQRLKMSVRLAVPLGLIIQWGFYLLNRNVLHVASKGSWSLSYFTPFLIGAFFGMCYPVFKRWFGSGEEAGNGGESGRRRTIWTVVMTALWLAVTAAFIWMYYELRSGGVVIKGYWYEAGYSAFTVLTTLALMKLCGFLYRKGPQWIVSALTDLGALSFGIYLVHPLILYVYRKFPPGSAQPLIYHSWIAGGYVVALGGSIVILLAAYRLLGWSWILFGPVPARFGRQAKQSGVQSAA; encoded by the coding sequence ATGGCAACTACAAAAATTGCGGCGGGTTCCGTGAAGGAGCAGAGCGGCGCGGAATTATCCCGTTCGGACCGGAATGCGGGAGCAGGCGCCTCGCACGGGGCCATGCGCAAGGAGAGAATTCCGGAGCTGGAGCTGCTGCGGGGGCTCGCTATCCTCGGCGTCATTATGGTGCACGCCACCTCGGCTGCGGTTGTCCGCGTTCACGACTCGCCGATGCTGGGCGTCTATGTTTTTCTGAATACATTTGCGCTCTTTTGCGTACCTGCATTTATATTTCTAACGGGGTTTGTGCTCTTCTACAACTATTACGATAAACCGCTGACGCTGGGCATGCTCCGCAATTTTTACTGGAAGCGGCTGACGCAGCTGCTGATTCCATATATCGTTATCTCGGCAGGGTATGAACTGCTCGGGCATATGGCGAATCATCGGGCATGGAATCCAGGCGCGATGCTTTCGCTGTTCTGGCAGCACTTATTGTCAGGCAAAGCCTACACGCATCTTTACTATGTCATTATTACCATTCAGCTATACGTGCTGTTTCCGCTTCTGTTGCTGCTTTTTCAACGGCTGAAAATGTCGGTGCGCCTGGCGGTTCCGCTCGGGCTGATCATCCAGTGGGGGTTTTATTTGCTCAACCGCAACGTGCTTCATGTCGCTTCCAAAGGAAGCTGGTCGCTGTCGTATTTCACCCCGTTTTTGATCGGCGCCTTCTTCGGCATGTGTTATCCGGTTTTCAAGCGCTGGTTCGGAAGCGGGGAAGAGGCCGGGAACGGCGGAGAGTCAGGCAGGCGGCGTACAATATGGACGGTCGTCATGACCGCGCTTTGGCTGGCTGTAACGGCGGCTTTTATTTGGATGTACTATGAGCTGCGCTCGGGAGGCGTAGTCATTAAAGGCTACTGGTACGAGGCCGGCTACAGCGCGTTCACCGTGCTCACCACGCTCGCGCTCATGAAGCTATGCGGTTTTCTGTACCGCAAAGGGCCGCAGTGGATTGTATCCGCCCTGACCGATCTGGGCGCGCTTTCCTTCGGCATCTATTTGGTTCATCCGCTCATATTGTACGTTTACCGTAAATTTCCTCCCGGATCGGCGCAGCCGCTCATCTATCACTCCTGGATTGCCGGAGGATATGTGGTTGCGCTCGGGGGATCGATCGTAATCCTGCTGGCCGCATACCGGCTGCTCGGATGGTCTTGGATTTTGTTCGGACCGGTACCGGCCCGATTTGGCCGGCAAGCCAAACAGTCCGGCGTGCAAAGCGCCGCATAA
- a CDS encoding serine O-acetyltransferase has product MNNIFHNQINRLISEIAYSHRELPLRISLDSSLLPNSDTIIEIIQLLRELLFPGYFGKQNIINATIEYRIGEVLIEIYEKLSEQVSRVLRHHVNPNNPFSGSVEQETERIIYEFLSKIPAIRHVLATDVQAAFDGDPSANSVDEIIFSYPGIFAASIYRLAHELYVLKVPLIPRFMTEYAHSVTGIDIHAGATIGSSFFIDHGTGVVIGETTVIGDRVKIYHGVTLGALSLRGGQSLNGVKRHPTLEDDVTIYSGASILGGETVIGKGVVIGSNVSISKSVPAGAKVTMKNPELIIQGRAPQEFTQDPIGDWVI; this is encoded by the coding sequence ATGAACAACATTTTTCATAACCAAATCAATCGTCTCATCTCCGAGATTGCTTACAGTCATCGCGAGCTGCCGCTGAGAATTTCGCTGGACTCCAGTTTGCTTCCTAACTCAGATACGATCATTGAAATCATTCAATTGCTGCGGGAATTGCTGTTTCCGGGATACTTCGGCAAGCAGAATATTATTAACGCGACAATTGAGTACCGGATCGGCGAGGTGCTGATTGAAATTTATGAGAAATTGTCGGAGCAGGTCAGCCGCGTTCTGCGGCATCATGTCAATCCGAACAACCCGTTCAGCGGCAGTGTGGAGCAGGAAACCGAACGGATCATTTACGAGTTTCTGAGTAAAATTCCGGCCATACGGCACGTATTGGCGACCGATGTGCAGGCCGCCTTTGACGGCGACCCTTCCGCCAACAGCGTCGATGAGATCATCTTTTCGTATCCCGGTATTTTTGCCGCGAGCATCTACCGCCTTGCGCATGAGCTGTATGTGCTGAAAGTACCGCTAATTCCACGTTTCATGACGGAATACGCGCACAGCGTCACCGGGATCGACATTCATGCCGGCGCTACCATCGGCTCCTCGTTTTTTATCGATCATGGAACAGGCGTTGTAATCGGGGAGACCACCGTGATCGGGGATCGGGTCAAAATCTACCATGGCGTTACGCTTGGCGCTCTCTCGTTGCGGGGCGGGCAGTCGCTGAACGGCGTAAAGCGCCATCCGACGCTGGAGGATGATGTCACGATTTATTCCGGCGCTTCCATTCTTGGCGGCGAGACGGTGATCGGCAAAGGCGTCGTCATCGGCAGCAACGTGTCCATCTCCAAGTCGGTTCCGGCAGGCGCTAAAGTGACGATGAAAAATCCGGAGCTTATCATCCAGGGGCGCGCGCCGCAGGAGTTTACGCAGGATCCGATCGGCGACTGGGTGATTTGA
- a CDS encoding PLP-dependent cysteine synthase family protein gives MHTNYRIVECVGNTPLFRLSTVTGELERQGVSVYVKAEHLNPSGSVKDRAAKAMILDGIRSGQLTEGKSIIDGTSGNTGISYAMIGAALGYGVTLCLPKNANIERKRILRAYGAEIIETDPLQSSDGAQLAAKRIAEEEPEKYFYPDQYNNAENWKAHYNGTALEIWEQTDKKITHFVAGMGTSGTFIGTSRRLKQLNPSIRTIAMQPDSPLHGLEGMKHLATTLLPGIYDSKVADGQIDISTEEAQRMQLRLAREEGLFVGISSGANVSAALQLAAGLPPGSVVVTILCDSGLRYLSDGLWAKESST, from the coding sequence GTGCATACCAACTACCGCATTGTGGAATGCGTAGGGAATACTCCCTTGTTTCGGCTCTCCACCGTAACGGGGGAGCTGGAGCGGCAAGGTGTCAGCGTTTATGTCAAGGCCGAGCACTTGAACCCTAGCGGGTCCGTGAAAGACAGGGCTGCCAAAGCGATGATTCTGGATGGGATCCGTTCGGGACAGCTGACCGAAGGGAAATCGATCATCGACGGAACGAGCGGCAACACCGGCATCTCCTATGCCATGATTGGGGCTGCTCTTGGCTACGGCGTTACGCTTTGTCTTCCCAAAAACGCGAATATCGAACGAAAACGCATTTTGCGCGCTTATGGAGCCGAGATCATCGAAACCGATCCGCTGCAAAGCTCGGACGGCGCTCAGCTTGCCGCCAAGCGAATAGCTGAAGAGGAGCCGGAGAAGTATTTTTATCCCGACCAGTATAACAACGCGGAGAATTGGAAGGCGCACTATAACGGCACCGCGCTGGAGATCTGGGAGCAGACGGATAAGAAAATTACTCATTTTGTCGCAGGCATGGGCACTTCCGGTACGTTCATCGGAACTTCCAGGAGGCTGAAGCAGCTCAATCCCTCCATACGGACCATTGCGATGCAGCCCGACTCGCCCCTGCACGGGCTTGAAGGGATGAAGCATCTGGCAACGACGCTGCTGCCCGGCATCTATGACAGCAAGGTAGCGGACGGTCAGATCGATATATCGACGGAGGAGGCGCAGCGGATGCAGCTGCGGCTGGCTCGGGAGGAAGGGCTGTTCGTCGGGATCAGCTCCGGGGCTAATGTGTCCGCGGCTCTGCAGCTTGCCGCCGGTCTTCCGCCGGGCTCGGTGGTCGTTACGATTTTGTGCGACAGCGGGCTGCGCTATCTTAGCGACGGGCTATGGGCAAAGGAGAGTTCAACATGA
- the argH gene encoding argininosuccinate lyase: MSKLWGGRFTKKTDQLVEEYTASILFDKELAEEDVQGSLAHVTMLGKQGILPAEDVETIKGGLQRVLERIRKGELEFSVSDEDIHMNIEKALIDDIGPVGGKLHTGRSRNDQVATDMHLYLRKRVVEFVGLLQKLQEALIGQAKANLDTIVPGYTHLQRAQPILFAHHLMAYVSMFGRDLERLQDSYKRINVLPLGAGALAGTTFPIDRHFVAEQLGFDRVYENSLDAVSDRDFIVEFLANASLIMTHLSRLSEELILWSSTEFRFVELDDAFCTGSSIMPQKKNPDVPELVRGKTGRVYGNLVGLLTVLKSLPLAYNKDMQEDKEGMFDTVRTLQGALQLFAPMIATMKVNKEQMRKAVNQDFSNATDIADFLVGKGLPFRQAHEVIGKTVLYCIQQDKYLLDLTLDEFKQFSELFDDRIYAVLQPEAVVDARNVYGGTAKKQVSEAIGRAESALASAASWVEEYAARN, encoded by the coding sequence GTGAGCAAATTGTGGGGTGGGCGGTTCACCAAAAAAACCGACCAGTTGGTGGAAGAATATACGGCATCGATTTTGTTCGATAAGGAACTGGCCGAAGAGGACGTTCAAGGCAGTCTCGCGCACGTGACGATGCTGGGCAAGCAGGGCATTCTGCCGGCCGAGGACGTCGAGACGATCAAGGGCGGCCTGCAGCGCGTGCTGGAGCGGATCCGCAAAGGTGAGCTCGAGTTCTCCGTATCCGATGAAGACATTCATATGAATATTGAAAAAGCGCTGATCGACGATATCGGGCCGGTCGGCGGCAAGCTGCATACGGGCCGCAGCCGCAACGATCAGGTGGCGACGGACATGCATCTGTATCTGCGCAAGCGGGTCGTCGAGTTCGTCGGCCTGCTGCAGAAGCTGCAGGAAGCGCTCATCGGGCAGGCGAAAGCGAACCTCGACACGATCGTGCCGGGCTACACGCATTTGCAGCGCGCGCAGCCGATTTTGTTCGCGCATCATCTGATGGCGTACGTCTCGATGTTCGGCCGCGACCTGGAGCGTCTGCAGGACAGCTACAAGCGCATCAACGTGCTGCCGCTCGGAGCGGGCGCGCTAGCCGGCACGACGTTCCCGATTGACCGTCACTTTGTGGCGGAGCAGCTCGGCTTTGACCGCGTCTACGAAAACAGTCTGGACGCCGTAAGCGACCGCGATTTTATCGTTGAGTTTCTGGCGAACGCCTCGCTCATTATGACGCATCTGTCGCGTCTGTCGGAGGAGCTGATCCTCTGGTCGAGCACCGAGTTCCGTTTCGTCGAGCTGGACGACGCGTTCTGTACGGGCAGCAGCATTATGCCGCAGAAGAAAAATCCGGATGTGCCGGAGCTTGTCCGCGGCAAGACCGGCCGCGTCTACGGCAATCTGGTCGGCCTGCTGACCGTGCTCAAGTCGCTGCCGCTCGCGTACAACAAAGATATGCAGGAAGACAAGGAAGGCATGTTCGATACGGTGCGCACGCTTCAGGGCGCGCTGCAGCTGTTCGCGCCGATGATCGCTACGATGAAGGTGAACAAGGAGCAGATGCGAAAGGCGGTCAACCAGGACTTCTCGAACGCCACCGATATCGCCGACTTCCTCGTCGGCAAAGGGCTGCCGTTCCGCCAGGCGCACGAAGTGATCGGCAAGACGGTGCTGTACTGCATCCAGCAGGACAAATATCTGCTCGACCTGACGCTGGACGAGTTCAAGCAGTTCTCCGAGCTGTTCGACGACCGCATCTATGCGGTGCTGCAGCCGGAAGCGGTCGTTGACGCCCGCAACGTGTACGGCGGCACGGCGAAGAAGCAGGTGTCCGAGGCGATCGGACGCGCAGAGAGCGCGCTTGCATCCGCCGCTTCCTGGGTCGAAGAATACGCGGCGCGGAACTAG
- a CDS encoding Mov34/MPN/PAD-1 family protein, translated as MIRLTDEQIQEINKHAEEDYPYECCGILFGQFGADNNKTVTQLRRSSNARQDEAKHNRFLISAEELMRSELYARKHGLDIVGFYHSHPDHPAIPSAFDLEHAWPLYSYIIVSVRAGEAGDLTSWELKHDRSAFNAETIIRGE; from the coding sequence ATGATCAGGCTGACGGATGAACAGATTCAGGAGATTAACAAGCATGCCGAGGAGGATTATCCTTACGAATGCTGCGGCATCCTGTTTGGTCAGTTCGGGGCGGATAACAACAAAACCGTCACGCAGCTTCGGCGCAGCTCCAATGCGCGGCAGGACGAAGCGAAGCATAACCGTTTTCTGATCAGCGCCGAGGAGCTTATGCGCAGCGAGCTGTACGCCCGCAAGCATGGTCTGGACATTGTGGGCTTCTACCATTCGCACCCGGATCATCCGGCCATCCCTTCTGCATTCGATTTGGAGCATGCGTGGCCGCTGTATTCGTACATCATTGTGTCGGTCCGTGCAGGCGAGGCGGGGGATTTGACTTCCTGGGAATTGAAACATGACCGGTCCGCTTTTAATGCCGAAACCATCATACGAGGAGAGTAA
- a CDS encoding argininosuccinate synthase, which translates to MAKEKIVLAYSGGLDTSVILKWLKETYDAEIIAFTADIGQKEELDGLEAKALATGASKVYIDDLQEEFAKDFIFPMFQSGALYEGQYLLGTSIARPLIAKRMVEIARAEGATAIAHGATGKGNDQVRFELTAAALAPEIKVIAPWRSNEFREQFPGRAEMIAYAQEHNIPVTASAAKPYSTDRNLLHISFESGMLEDPWFDPSAESNKDMYVLSVAPEDAPDQPEYVELTFEAGDCVAVNGERLNPLGVMEKLNELGGKHGIGRIDMVENRFVGMKSRGVYETPGGTILFTAHRKMESLTMDRDVMHLRDSLISKYAQLVYNGFWFAPERLALQALVTESQKNVTGVVRLKLYKGNVIGAGVKSPVSLYNPDIATMEADPSQAYDQNDATGFIHLNALRLKVSSGVEQSKKQ; encoded by the coding sequence ATGGCAAAAGAAAAAATCGTGCTGGCCTACTCGGGCGGCCTCGACACATCCGTTATTTTGAAATGGCTGAAAGAAACGTACGACGCGGAAATTATCGCCTTTACCGCCGATATCGGCCAGAAGGAGGAGCTGGACGGTCTCGAAGCCAAAGCGCTTGCGACCGGGGCTTCCAAAGTATATATCGACGACCTGCAGGAAGAGTTCGCGAAGGACTTCATTTTCCCGATGTTCCAATCGGGCGCGCTGTATGAAGGACAATACCTGCTCGGCACGTCGATCGCGCGTCCGCTGATCGCCAAGCGCATGGTGGAAATCGCCCGCGCCGAAGGCGCAACCGCGATTGCCCACGGCGCAACGGGCAAAGGCAACGACCAAGTGCGCTTCGAGCTGACGGCCGCCGCGCTGGCGCCGGAAATCAAAGTGATCGCGCCTTGGAGAAGCAACGAATTCCGTGAGCAGTTCCCAGGCCGCGCCGAGATGATCGCCTACGCGCAGGAGCACAATATTCCGGTTACGGCTTCGGCCGCCAAACCGTACTCCACGGACCGCAACCTGCTGCACATCAGCTTCGAGAGCGGCATGCTGGAAGATCCTTGGTTCGATCCGAGCGCGGAATCGAATAAGGACATGTATGTGCTGAGCGTGGCGCCGGAGGATGCTCCGGATCAGCCCGAGTATGTGGAGCTGACGTTCGAAGCCGGAGACTGCGTCGCCGTTAACGGCGAACGGTTGAACCCGCTTGGTGTCATGGAAAAGCTGAACGAGCTCGGCGGCAAGCACGGCATCGGACGCATCGACATGGTCGAGAACCGTTTTGTCGGCATGAAGAGCCGCGGCGTGTACGAAACGCCGGGCGGTACGATCCTGTTCACTGCACACCGCAAAATGGAGTCGCTCACGATGGACCGCGACGTCATGCACCTTCGCGATTCGCTCATTTCCAAATATGCGCAGCTCGTTTACAACGGCTTCTGGTTTGCGCCGGAACGTCTGGCGCTGCAGGCGCTTGTAACGGAAAGCCAGAAGAACGTGACGGGCGTCGTCCGCCTGAAGCTGTATAAAGGCAACGTCATCGGCGCCGGCGTCAAAAGCCCGGTCAGCCTGTACAACCCGGATATCGCCACGATGGAGGCCGATCCTTCCCAGGCATACGACCAGAACGACGCGACCGGCTTCATTCACCTGAACGCGCTCCGTCTGAAAGTATCGTCGGGCGTGGAACAGAGCAAAAAGCAATAA
- a CDS encoding family 2A encapsulin nanocompartment cargo protein cysteine desulfurase yields MTTNNRFLDPSVLEALANEYFPEFNASPNPNSNTSPAWQSYAPTALSSRTVLSEKDWLQAIADSADSADSYDQPQIHNLPAHPAAPAHSDLIIPGFAGGIPQPEPSLTTKGQGFSPIIVPASDLSANLAGFDVNVIRKDFPILEEKVNGKDLVWLDNAATTHKPRQVIDRISYFYEHENSNVHRAAHELAARSTDAYDAAREKVAKFLNAPSAKEIVFVRGATEAINLVAHSYAKHFLQKDDEIIISWLEHHANIVPWQLVCAETGAKLRVIPVDETGQIVLSEYEKLLGPRTKLVAVTHVSNALGTITPVEEIVSLAHRYGAKVLVDGAQAVSHLKVDVQALDCDFYVFSGHKVFGPTGIGALYGKPEVLESMRPYQGGGNMIVDVTFEKTVVHPAPFRFEAGTGNIADAVGLGAAIDYVTAIGLETINKYEHFLLEYGTEALRRVPGLKLIGTAQNKASVLSFVLSGYKTEEVGSALSREGIAVRSGHHCAQPILRRFGQESTVRPSLAFYNTCGEIDALVSVLQKLTSGSRYYQV; encoded by the coding sequence ATGACTACCAATAACCGGTTTCTGGACCCGTCGGTGCTGGAGGCGCTGGCAAACGAATATTTCCCGGAATTTAACGCTTCACCCAATCCTAATTCTAACACCAGTCCGGCTTGGCAATCCTACGCGCCGACGGCGCTATCATCGAGAACGGTGTTGAGCGAAAAGGATTGGCTGCAGGCGATTGCCGATTCCGCCGATTCCGCCGATTCGTATGACCAGCCACAGATTCACAATCTTCCTGCGCATCCCGCAGCGCCCGCCCACAGCGATCTGATTATTCCCGGCTTTGCGGGCGGCATTCCACAGCCGGAGCCGAGCCTGACCACGAAAGGACAAGGCTTCTCGCCGATCATCGTGCCGGCATCGGACCTGTCCGCGAACCTCGCCGGGTTCGATGTCAACGTGATCCGAAAAGATTTTCCGATTCTAGAGGAGAAGGTGAACGGGAAGGATTTGGTCTGGCTCGACAATGCGGCGACGACGCATAAGCCGCGCCAGGTCATCGACCGCATCTCCTACTTCTACGAGCATGAGAATTCCAACGTGCACCGGGCGGCGCATGAGCTCGCTGCGCGCTCGACGGACGCATACGATGCCGCACGCGAGAAAGTCGCCAAGTTTCTGAACGCGCCTTCGGCGAAGGAAATTGTGTTCGTGCGCGGGGCGACCGAAGCGATTAATCTGGTGGCGCACAGCTACGCCAAGCATTTCCTGCAGAAGGACGACGAAATCATCATTTCGTGGCTGGAGCATCACGCCAACATCGTCCCATGGCAGCTGGTATGCGCCGAAACCGGGGCCAAGCTGCGCGTCATTCCGGTCGATGAGACCGGACAAATAGTGCTTAGCGAATACGAGAAGCTGCTCGGCCCGAGGACGAAGCTTGTGGCGGTGACGCATGTATCGAACGCGCTCGGCACGATAACGCCGGTGGAGGAGATCGTCAGCCTTGCTCATCGTTACGGGGCCAAGGTGCTTGTGGACGGCGCGCAGGCCGTCTCCCACTTGAAGGTTGATGTGCAGGCGCTGGACTGCGACTTTTACGTTTTTTCCGGTCATAAGGTGTTCGGTCCGACGGGAATCGGGGCATTATACGGAAAGCCTGAAGTGCTCGAATCGATGCGGCCTTACCAGGGCGGCGGCAATATGATTGTCGATGTCACGTTCGAGAAAACGGTCGTTCATCCGGCGCCTTTCCGCTTCGAGGCCGGAACGGGCAATATCGCGGATGCCGTCGGGCTTGGGGCCGCCATTGATTATGTTACGGCGATCGGCCTTGAGACGATTAACAAATACGAGCATTTTCTGCTGGAATACGGTACGGAAGCGCTGCGGCGAGTTCCTGGCTTGAAGCTGATCGGCACGGCCCAAAACAAGGCGAGCGTCCTTTCCTTCGTACTCTCCGGCTATAAAACGGAAGAAGTGGGCAGCGCGCTTAGTCGCGAAGGGATCGCGGTACGCTCGGGTCACCACTGCGCACAGCCTATTTTGCGAAGATTCGGTCAGGAGAGCACCGTGCGGCCTTCGCTCGCTTTTTACAATACCTGCGGGGAGATTGATGCGCTCGTGTCGGTGCTGCAGAAGCTGACGAGCGGCAGCCGGTATTATCAAGTATAG
- the moeB gene encoding molybdopterin-synthase adenylyltransferase MoeB, which translates to MGGTNEPADLPELTHDEVTRYSRHLILPEVGVEGQRKLKKSRVLLIGTGGLGAPLAMYLAAAGVGTLGIVDYDFVDETNLQRQIIHGTRDIGRPKIASAKDRIKNINPKVNIVAFEQKLTSKNALDIIKDFDVVVDGTDNFPTRYLVNDACVLLGKPNVYGSVFRFEGQASVFHAEKGACYRCLYPSPPPAGLVPTCSEGGILGVVPGIVGTIQANETIKLLLGKGEPLINRLVLFDAWKLKFRELKLNKDPNCPVCGQNPTITELIDYEEFCGLKPPAEQEEPIEEVAPAELKRRLDSREPVQVIDIREPHELAIGKIPGTKAVPFGQVVRRQEELDPAIDTVVVCKVGQRSILAIRALRKAGYTGRLLNLKDGINAWASEIDPSIAIY; encoded by the coding sequence GTGGGCGGCACCAACGAGCCCGCCGATCTGCCCGAGCTGACCCATGATGAAGTGACGCGTTACAGCCGCCATCTTATTTTGCCGGAAGTCGGTGTGGAAGGACAGCGGAAGTTAAAAAAAAGCCGCGTGCTGCTCATCGGAACGGGAGGGCTCGGCGCACCGCTTGCCATGTATTTGGCGGCAGCCGGGGTCGGGACGCTCGGAATCGTCGATTACGATTTTGTCGATGAGACGAACCTGCAGCGGCAGATCATTCACGGAACGCGCGATATCGGCCGCCCGAAGATCGCTTCGGCGAAGGACCGGATCAAAAACATCAACCCGAAAGTAAACATCGTCGCCTTCGAGCAGAAGCTGACCAGCAAGAACGCCCTGGACATCATCAAAGATTTTGACGTAGTCGTGGACGGCACAGACAATTTCCCGACGCGGTATTTGGTGAACGATGCCTGCGTATTGCTCGGCAAACCGAATGTATACGGGTCCGTATTCCGGTTTGAAGGGCAGGCCAGCGTATTTCACGCGGAAAAGGGAGCTTGCTACCGCTGTCTCTATCCGTCTCCGCCGCCGGCGGGACTCGTGCCGACCTGCTCCGAGGGAGGCATATTGGGCGTCGTGCCCGGTATCGTAGGCACCATCCAGGCGAATGAGACGATCAAGCTGCTCCTTGGCAAAGGCGAGCCGCTCATCAATCGCCTTGTGCTGTTCGACGCCTGGAAGCTGAAGTTCCGTGAGCTGAAGCTGAACAAGGATCCGAACTGCCCGGTCTGCGGACAAAATCCGACGATTACGGAATTGATCGATTACGAGGAGTTTTGCGGTTTGAAGCCGCCGGCGGAGCAGGAGGAACCGATTGAGGAGGTTGCGCCGGCGGAACTGAAGCGCCGTCTGGACAGCCGCGAGCCGGTGCAGGTCATCGATATCCGGGAGCCGCATGAGCTGGCGATCGGCAAAATTCCGGGAACGAAGGCGGTTCCGTTCGGCCAGGTTGTCCGCAGGCAGGAAGAGCTGGACCCCGCGATCGATACGGTTGTCGTTTGCAAAGTAGGGCAGCGCAGCATCCTGGCGATCCGGGCGCTGCGCAAGGCAGGCTATACCGGCCGGCTGCTCAACCTTAAAGACGGGATTAATGCGTGGGCGAGTGAAATCGACCCGAGCATTGCCATATATTAA